The genome window CACGACCTCCAAATATCTTCAATCCGGACCCTCATCCTCTGTGACTGACTTTTCCCCCTTGCCTTCCTTGTTTCACTTCACTTTCCAGCTAAAAGCCCAAGTCATTTACTCACCTTGGACTCAAAACTCCCCACTGCAGCAGCTTCATCAGATCAACCCATGGCCTCTATTTCAAGATTTGTGGGAAAAGACTCTAGATTTCTGTCGTTTGATCCTTCTCAGAAACCAAGTCATGGTTTTTCTCCCAGGAGAATTCAATCCCATTTAAGTATGTGATtgtttctttgcttatttttcaatgtggggtttttgttattttgttttcttggtgCAGTTTGTGTAGGATTGGGGTGCAGGTGATTAACAGCCATTGATCATTGTACCATTATTGGATTTTTTTGCATTCGAGTTGATTGCTTGTGTTGCTTTTGCAGGTTTTAGAGATGGGGTTAGTAAAGCTGAGCCTAAGAAAAATTGCTTGAGGATTCAAAATAAGCCACAAATTTCAGTTGATGGAACTATAAAAACCCCTGCTTTGTGGTAAGTTATTGCTTCATAAGTGGAGAAAGTGTTGAACTTATATTGCCAAAAGTTTATGtttatatgcataaaatttAGCATTATAGTTGCATTCAGAGAAATCATAAGTAGTTGATTTTTGTAGCTTGTTATCCCAATATGGTCCTTTTACTAGGAGTTGATCATCTGCATTTGCAATTTGCACATTATTTTGTAAAGTAAGCTTTTGGCACTGTTGAATTTTCCAGAGAAAATGGGGAAAGAGTATGCAACAAAATTGTAGGGGAGgcggggattttttttttttccttatcttTGCCTACTgcttgaattgaagaattccattttattttaacaacatCAAGACATTTGGGAGTTCCCTGATCAAACAGTATGAAATGCAATTTTTAAAGCACTTTATATTAGGTGTTCCCTGTACTTGTTTATTTCAAGTTTTCCCATTTCAGTATGATCAGCTTTGGGATTATCTAAGGGTATGTTTGTTTATGGAAACTAGGAAATTAAGACTTTCTTGCAAGGCAGCCGCAAATGTATCTGGAGATATTCCAGGTGATTCTTCTAGTGGCATGAGCCAGTATGAAAGAATCATTGAGACTTTGACAACACTTTTTCCTGTGTGGGTATGTTCTGGTTCATCATACAATCGGGAACGTTTCATCTGCTCTTAGAAGGAGTTTTTGGTACTTGGATGATTTGAAATACATAATTCTTTTTAACTTGGCAGGTTATATTAGGTACTGTCATTGGTATCTACAAGCCTTCTGCGGTAAAATTTACAATCCATCACTGTGTTCAATTGCTTTTTACACGTAATAATATTTAACTAATAGACATTCTAGTCTTACAGGTGACTTGGCTGGAAACTGACCTTTTCACTCTTTGTTTGGGATTCCTCATGCTTTCAATGGGATTAACACTGACTTTTGATGACTTCAGACGCTGTCTGCGGAACCCATGGACTGTAATAAGCTGTAACTTGATTCAATTTCCTGATCTTTTTTTTCCCCGTTTCTGACTGTTTGTGCACTGTCAGAAAAACAAGACctattaatttcttttgtttttgcagGTGGGTGTAGGATTTTTGGCACAATACTTGATTAAACCACTGTTAGGCTTTGCCATTGCAATGgtattcatttttcttttctctcattGATCATAGTTCTTCTTTTTGCCTATACACATTCAAACTAGCTTGATTATATGCTGAGGCTTTCATGATATAATGTGCCTAAGTAAACTCTCCATTAGGGTAGTCATGTTATCCTTGTACCTATTGTTATGGTGATGACTTGTTAGCAGCATATTCTTGAAACTCCCAATTGTGGTTAAACTATGGCGTTTATTATGGAATATTTGTTAATAACCATTTTCTTACTTCAATTGGTATATAAATTGTAGGCTCTAAAATTGTCTGCTCCCCTTGCAACTGGTCTTATCCTGGTTTCATGCTGTCCTGGAGGGCAGGCATCGAATGTCGCAACTTTTATATCAAAGGGCAATGTAGCACTATCTGTTCTTATGACAACGTAAGC of Ipomoea triloba cultivar NCNSP0323 chromosome 3, ASM357664v1 contains these proteins:
- the LOC116014271 gene encoding sodium/pyruvate cotransporter BASS2, chloroplastic, with translation MASISRFVGKDSRFLSFDPSQKPSHGFSPRRIQSHLSFRDGVSKAEPKKNCLRIQNKPQISVDGTIKTPALWKLRLSCKAAANVSGDIPGDSSSGMSQYERIIETLTTLFPVWVILGTVIGIYKPSAVTWLETDLFTLCLGFLMLSMGLTLTFDDFRRCLRNPWTVGVGFLAQYLIKPLLGFAIAMALKLSAPLATGLILVSCCPGGQASNVATFISKGNVALSVLMTTCSTIGAILMTPLLTKVLAGQLVPVDAVGLAISTFQVVLVPTIIGVLSNEYFPKFTSKIITVTPLIGVILTTLLCASPIGQVADVLKTQGAQLLFPVALLHAAAFFLGYWISKMFFGESTSRTISIECGMQSSALGFLLAQKHFKNPLVAVPSAVSVVCMALGGSALAVYWRNQAIRVDDKDDFKE